The Patescibacteria group bacterium genome includes the window ATCCCGGGAAGGGTGGAACGCATTGACGAGGGGCAGGACTTTACGGTTGTCGTTGATTACGCGCACACCGCGGACTCGCTTGAAAAAGTGTATGATGTTTTCACACACTCGCGCAACATCTGCGTATTGGGCGGCACCGGCGGCGGACGGGACAAATGGAAACGCCCGGAAATGGGCGCCATTGCCTCGCGATACTGCAGTCATATTGTCTTAACCAATGAAGATCCGTATGATGAAGATCCGTTCCAAATTATCGCGGAAATTGCGCAAGGGATCACACAGCCTGTGTATGAAACGATCATTGACCGGCGCGGGGCGATTGCAGCCGCGCTCAAGTTGGCGCGGACAGGAGATACCGTTTTGATTACCGGCAAAGGAACTGACGCGTATATCATGGGGCCCAACAACACGAAACTCCCGTGGAGCGACGCGGCGGTCGCTCGAGAAGAGCTCAAAAAACTTAGCCCCGCTACGCAATAACCTTTTCTACTACAATGACGAATTTTCGGCTACAAACAACTCATCGCTCGTCAATGAATACGCTGTATTCACCTTCTCGCGCTTCGTTGTTTTCGCTCGAAAATTCGTCATCTCGTTACGAAAAATTATTACGCAGAGGGTCTCTGTAGAAAAAATATCATGAAAGAACTCCAGTGGCTCGTATTCGTTATCATTATCTTGTGGATCGTTTGGTTTTTTACCGGCGGGCCGGAGTCGGAGCGCGCGCAAGGCGGCCCGTTCCTCAAGCCCCCTGCACCGCTTGATACCGGCGAAACGTATGGTGAGCTTCCCAGTTTGAAAAAACCATCCGGGAACACCTCGGGAGAGGACGCTTCGCAGAGAGAAAGTAGCGGTACTTCTTTTTTTAAAGATGAGATACGAATCGGCACCGCTGCCGGGGCAAGAGAATCCGACCCGCAAGCCGAGTATGTGGAAATAAAAGCATCGCCGGAAAATAAAAACCTCGTCTACATTGGCGACTGGGTGTTGAAAAACTCTTCGGGTAAGTCTGCGGCTATCAACAAGGCAACCAAACTGCCCTACACCGGCACAGTCAACGTGGAAACTCCACTCTTTTTGGCTCCGGGGGAGAAAGCATTCATCACGAGCGGCAGATCCCCTATCGGCGTGTCATTCCAGGTGAACAAATGTAGCGGCTATTTGGAACAGTTTCAATATTTTTCTCCTCCACTACCGGCTGACTGCCCAAGTCCCGCTACTGATATCTATATAAACAAGCAAGACTTAGAGCAAGTGTGCGGAAGCTATGTTTCAACCCTTCCGCGCTGTGAAATATATACCGACGAACTTCCCTCCGGGTTTTCGGCGACGTGCGTTGCTTATATCCGCAATACCATCAACTATAACAGTTGCGCAGAGCTCCATAAAAATGATTTTGATTTTTTCAAGCCCGAGTGGAGGATCTATTTGGGGAGGAATGTTGAACTCTGGGAAAATGCGAATGACCTTATTCGCCTCTATGATCACGCGGGCAGTCTTGTTGATTCAAAATCTTACTGAGTATATTGTATGTTAACGACTGCCGGCACTTTTGAGCCACATACTCGTGGCCGATTAATTGCTAAATGTTTCGCATGCGAAATAATCCGATCCCCGTTGCGACCGCTACGTTCAGAGATTCTTTTTTGCCTTTCATCGGTATCTCGGCAATGATATCGCAACGTGAGAGTATGTTTCGGGAAAGTCCCCGCACTTCATTCCCCACAATGAACGCGCTTCGCGCGGGCGCTTTTACTTTTTTATAATCAACCGCTCTCACCCCCTGCTCAATGGCAATGAGCGGAACACGCTCTTGCTTCAGTCTCGTGAGAAGTTTCGTAAGTTCTTTGGTGCTCTCCCAGGGAATTGTCATCTCCGCGCCAAGAGCCGTTTTGGCAATGTCTTTCTGTACCCTATTAAAACGATCCAGTGGGGTTGGCGTATAACCGGAGAGATACACGCGAGAAACACCAGCCGCGTCAGCCGTCCGAAAGATTGAGCCCACATTGTGAGTGCTCCGTATATTGTGGAGAATCAGAATTGTTTCTTTTGAATTTTCCTTCATCGCGTTATAATGATACCATGCTTAACCCATTTCCAGACTTGCTCGCATTTAGTCTCTTGGCACCTTTTTTCTTGCGTGTCGTTTTAGGAATTTCATATGCCCGCTTTGGGTATCTCAAGCTGATAAGAAACAGGGTGCCAAAAACCGGTTTTTTTGAAAAGGATAACCTTAAGCCGGAAATTATATTGGTACTGGCTGTCGGACTTTTTGAGGCAGTAGGCGGTGTACTGCTTATTGTCGGGCTGTTCACCCAGATCGCCTCGCTACTCCTCGGCATTATCGTACTCGGTGCCATTGCCGTTAAACTGCGGAACAGGGCCGCACCTTCAAACGAACTTGGTTATCATATTCTTTTGTTTGTTGCCACATTCTCGCTCTTGTTCTCGGGAGCAGGCGCATTCGCCATTGACCTGCCACTATAATCCGCGGGTTTTGGCAAATAGGATATTTTGTGTTACTATCTACAGCGTTACTCTCATAGTAACGCTGTGTTGTACTCATGTAATTTATATATCCGCCCGTAGCTGTTTTGGCAGCTCGAGAGCGATAAATTTGATATCAACCTGTGGCTGTCTTGGCAGCTCGAGAGCGATAAATTTAGTATCCGCCCGTAGCTCAGTTGGTAGAGCAGCAGCCTTTTAAGCTGACGGTCGTAGGTTCGATCCCTACCGGGCGGACAAACGTTAAGAAAACCTCCCCTGCGGGAGGTTTTTAGTTTGTCCGAGGCGCAGCGCTGTTTTTGTTTTGCGAAGCAAAGGCAAAAACCGCGAGCCGGGGTCGCGAAAAATTTCCGTCAGGAAATTTATTTGTGACGACGATAAAAATAATGGGGTTTATACCCGCTTTATTTCTATCAATCTACCACCCGAGTGAGTGAACTTCACATGCTCTTGTGGACAACCTGTGTGGAAGTTTATTCACGCGTTCCTATTAGGCCGTACTCCCACGATACCGGTTATACACAGGGTGTGTATTGCTCAAACACATGCGCTTGTTATAATACATTCAGATCAGTGGTGGATTGTCCCAAAACAAAGTGGTCCGCTTATTGGGCATATACGCACGTTTTCAGGGGAGTTCGCTCCACGATCAAGTTCTTCATCATTAGTAAACACCACGTAATAATGTGGTACACCAACAAAGGGTCTCATCTACGAGGCCCTTTATTTTGCCTAGTGAGGCGAGGGATGAAAACCGAAATCCCGACGATGGCGGGATGGAGATTTTCATTCCGTCCGAACGACGGCAAAACAAAAGATTGGATATCTTTTATTTTTTGCTATTTTTCCTTTGCACCTTTTATACCCTCGCAAGAAGAAATTGTTCCAGTCCTATTTCAAACGAAATAACCCCCCTCCGGGCATTATGGTAAAGAAGAACGAGACCGGCAGAAAGGCTTCTCAACTCGTCGTCTGTGAACTTCTGAGCGGATGCTTTTGATTTTCTAAAAACAAACGGATTAAGGCCTGCCTTTTGCGGAAGAGTTTCATGTTTCGCAAGCAACATGGTCTTGGTCTGCCAAAAAAGCATACTGTGGATCTCTTCCGGAGAAAGTCCCGCGAGAAATGCCTTCTGGAGCAATACCCATGCTCGCTTCTTGTCACGCGCGGCAAACGCGTCGGTAAGCGCAAAAATATCAAATTTTTCTTTCTTCTGGGTCGTTTTGGGCAAGGTAAATTCCAGCACCTTTTCGGCCTTCTTTTCAATCTTTGCGCATGTCTGTTTGTCCGTTTCTCCTTCAAAAACAATAAATATGTTCTGGGATCCGGCAATCTCTTTCAGTCGCGTGAGCACAATGTCCTTCGTATTTTCGTTTTGCAAGGTGTTCTCAAGCAGTACCACATACTTATTTTCAAAGAGTCCCCGCCCACCTATCATCTC containing:
- a CDS encoding TrmH family RNA methyltransferase — encoded protein: MKENSKETILILHNIRSTHNVGSIFRTADAAGVSRVYLSGYTPTPLDRFNRVQKDIAKTALGAEMTIPWESTKELTKLLTRLKQERVPLIAIEQGVRAVDYKKVKAPARSAFIVGNEVRGLSRNILSRCDIIAEIPMKGKKESLNVAVATGIGLFRMRNI
- a CDS encoding DoxX family protein, with product MLNPFPDLLAFSLLAPFFLRVVLGISYARFGYLKLIRNRVPKTGFFEKDNLKPEIILVLAVGLFEAVGGVLLIVGLFTQIASLLLGIIVLGAIAVKLRNRAAPSNELGYHILLFVATFSLLFSGAGAFAIDLPL